CACTGGCTTGAATAAGAATTAAAATAATATGTCAGAAACTAAATAGTGCATATATAAATAGGAATTTCTTCTGGAACGTCAGAACTTACAAAGGGACTGAGTGCACGACATTAATGACATTAGCACCTAAACAATCCCAAAACCACAACTGACAGAACTCATGGCCATCATCAAGTCCTGGTGGAACATCTTGTATGCCTGGTAGTGGCTGGGGAGCCTCAATTTGAGGAAGCAGGTGAGAGCCACTAGGTAAGTAGAGGTTACAACCTCAACGAGGAGGTTTCTTGTCAGCAGCTCCCACCCAACCCAGAACCTTATGAGGTCATGCAGCACTTCCTGTGATGCTATGGAAGAGAACATTTTATGTATGTCATACCTCAAATGCATTTGATTGAAACATGGAACTTGAGCCAGTATAACTTGACAAAATATAACATACACTGTGCATAGATTTATATCTATACCCAAATTGTGTCGTTAATTTCACTACACcctttttttgtccatttttaacCCAGCGTGTGTCCTACCACACAAAAAACTAGGTGCAAATATAGATGAGGGATGCACTACAtagaggaagaaaaaataagGCAAGTGTTACCTTCCTCTATGAATTTCCTCAAAAATCCAGTGATGAGACTGACTTTCTCCAATGGAACTTTGTCTTCATTGTCCTCCTCCTCGTCGCTGTCAAATTTGGGTTGTGGCCAGTGGATGCTCTGGATCACGTCCTAGAAGGGATCAAATGCAAGTATTTTTCATTCTTTAGACTAAAACTCTGGTTAGATGCTGCAGCACAATCTTAAAAATAGCAAAGCATTGTTTTTACACCGTCAACAGAGACAACAAACTAAATAACCTGATATTTGCAAACAAATCTCAGGAATAAGTTAAAAACATCTAGTTAAGACACAAGGCAGCTTACCTGTGGGTTAAGCTCCTCATTGGACTCCCTTGGAAAAATGATTGGGTGGACATCTGGCCTATTTGAAAGAAGCGGCCAGATTCCCGTCTCTTTAAGACTTTTGCGGATCTGTTTGATAGGCTGCCTTACACGGTGAATTACCTGCAAACAGAATTGATAGGACAAAGGTCAACATTTACACAAAGGCACAACTTTATTGGAAACACCAGAATTGCATATGCAGCATGACTTAAATAGCTGACCTCCTAAATTGTTAGACTGTTATTTAACCATTATATTGTttcaattaatttaaaaaaaagtaatgattACGGCATGCGAAAGCAGTTCCTGGAACAGCCAGTCGTGGTTGGTGGAAGATGGCACTGGGAGATCCCAGGACAGGCAAAGATCTGTTACTCTGCTGGTCTCATTTGCAGTAAGCTCTGCATTCTTGAGCTAAAACAAGCACAGATTAATAAAAGtagtaaaatatttatatatcaaaaaaaaaatcttaaaaaataaatttaagaaTTATATACGTTATTTtgagaaaatacaaacaaaaagcaAGATATACAAATAGCTTCCGTCTGAAATACATCACATGTACACAAACATCTTTGGAATTCACATGTTGCTAAGTATCCCAACAATAACCAATAAGTGAATCAATATGATGATTCCTGAGATGACAAACCCATGTAGCATTGTGGTGCATTGGTGTACGGCATGCCAACTTTTAATTACGTTACTCACAAAACCAATTGTTTCACGATGGTCGAGATCAGGACAGTCCAGCAGGGTCAGAGCAGACATTGCAGTGTCTGTGCTCCCACCAGTTAACAGCGTCACTACAGGCAAACTGAGTCCTGATACGCCAACACCACCATGCAGGACTGAATGGCCAATCATTCGACCTGCCATCTGAAAGAGGTTGCTTTCCCTAAGAACAACTGCTGCAGAGGGAACCCGGTGTTCCTTTTCACCTTCAAAAAGGCTTGTTAGAGCAGCAGAgcctaaataaaaaaggagcaaATGTATTAGACACCATGTAATGCCATTACATTAATTTAAGTCAAGCAACCGTCAAACAT
The Perca fluviatilis chromosome 9, GENO_Pfluv_1.0, whole genome shotgun sequence genome window above contains:
- the LOC120566107 gene encoding G2/M phase-specific E3 ubiquitin-protein ligase-like — protein: MAMQKLKTGFCIDLGSAALTSLFEGEKEHRVPSAAVVLRESNLFQMAGRMIGHSVLHGGVGVSGLSLPVVTLLTGGSTDTAMSALTLLDCPDLDHRETIGFLKNAELTANETSRVTDLCLSWDLPVPSSTNHDWLFQELLSHAVIHRVRQPIKQIRKSLKETGIWPLLSNRPDVHPIIFPRESNEELNPQDVIQSIHWPQPKFDSDEEEDNEDKVPLEKVSLITGFLRKFIEEASQEVLHDLIRFWVGWELLTRNLLVEVVTSTYLVALTCFLKLRLPSHYQAYKMFHQDLMMAMSSVSCGFGIV